A stretch of DNA from Amphiprion ocellaris isolate individual 3 ecotype Okinawa chromosome 18, ASM2253959v1, whole genome shotgun sequence:
CCTCACCTGTCAGAGTGTTGCAGGTCTGTGAGGGATTGGTTGAGAAGGTCATCCAGATCAAAGCCCACACCATACCCAGCCCCACTGCCCTTAGGGGTGACTGAGAACACAGGGGGTAAAACGTCCTCTACCTGACAGGAGAAGGTGGAAAACATTGGGTCAACTGAACTCTGTAGCCTTTGGATCAGTTCAAGGCAAGCAGAAGATTGACTTTTAAGCCTGGTATATATGTACAAGAACAATATATTTAAGGCATCAGTAGTGCGTTGTCCATACATGTAACATCTTTTGGAGAAAAATTCTTCTTGAGAAAAACTTTGCAATAAATTACTATGCACACCTGGGACTTTGAGAGCTGTAGTGTCACAGTGTGGATGTCAGGGGCGATGGAAGGTCCTTGCTGTCCAGTATCTGTGAATCCTAAGCTGGGATGTGGCTGAGAAGGGACCCCTAAAGCCCCACAGAGAGGGTTTGTTGACTGTGGTCCGGTTTTCTCTCCTACAGAGGGACAAAGTTTCTCCATTGGCCCGGCATTTGCAGTCAAGGAGTTATTGTGGGAGTTGAGGTTATTCTGACCCCTGATATCCACATTCCCGTTTGTCTCTCTGGTGCTCAGTGTTGGAGCTTTAGACAAAAAACTCTCCAGGGGAAGCAGCTGCGACTGAGGTTGAGGATCAGGTTGGGTTTGACTCTGAGGCTGGGGCTGGAGAAAGTTCGATGGTTGCGACGTCCTGTTTGGTTGTTGTGGTGGCCTCGTCTCTAATTGCTGCCCACTCCAATTCCCCAAGCAGTTAAATCCACTTTGCCCATTGCTCTTGTGAGGTTtgagtgtgttgtttttaacaaaGCCACTAGTGACAGTCATTATATCCAGCCCTCCGCTTACAGCAACAACCATATCCGCTGGAGGCTTCCTCTGgctcatggagaaaagtaatgATGGTTGGTGGGTGCTGGGAGGCTGAAACAAGCCCGGCTGGTTGGGTTTTACTTGAGAAATTAACTGTTCATGAGACTGAATTTTCCGGCCCTCCTTATCTGTTTTACTGTTCAGTGCTCCTTGAGTGTTATCGCCAACAACAACACCTCTGTGCGAGTTCACATTACAGTCCTTCTTTGCTCCGTCGTTGGTAGAGGTCTGAGATTTCTCATTGCAGCTGTCCATCATCTTTGTCCAGCGCTGCAAAAGGCTTTTATCATTGTCACTTAGCAGAACCCCACCCAGCGAAtcccctttttttccctctcttctttccttttccttcattttcctctccctctctcttgctCGCTCCTGcctcttccttcttttctcctctctctctcgttGACGCTCCTGGGCTGTGACAGGCCGACGCAACTCTGGAACAGAAGACAGGGAGGACGATACACCTCCTCCTGCACCAGCGTCAATGCCCAGAGCAGAGGTACCTCCATCTGCAACGAAGACATCAGATCCAGATAAAACCAGGTTAAAGGATGGCATGTCAGTATAAAAAGCAAAGTATATCAGGAAAACAGTGAACTTACCACCCCTGGCTTTGTGTCTGTGAGCTGATTtcattaaagctgctctaaGTGCAGCTTTGGTGTCCTCTGAAATGGCGCCTTCTTTTCTGGTTCCTTCTGCTGCACACGGAGGAGGCCTGACATTCTTGGACAGTGACTGTGAAAGGGACTGAGAAAGCGACTGGGCCTGtgccacagagagagaaagggaaggCACAGTGGTGGGAAGGGGAGTCATGGTCTGTGCTGGTGTAGTAGGAATGGAGGTGGGAGCCTGGCTCATGGGCTGGCTCTGGCTGTTTTGAGCCAGGGGAGTTTGACTGCTAGTTAGCTGCTCCTGAGCCTCACTGTCTCTCATTGTTTCTGATGGCGCGTCCTGACTAGCCACCGGTGTTGTTAAATCTATAGTCTCAGGCTGACCGCTGTCCGAGTTCGCGCTGGGCATGTCCACGTCAACTGGGCCACCTTCGCTTTTAGTGAGGAGAGGCAAATTATGGGTCACATGAGGCGGGGCAACTTCTAACAGAGATGCAGGCTTATTAAATGTCTTCATCTGATTTGTAAATGCATGGTTCCCTTCTGCTGGTGCGTGGTCCTGTTGCTGCTGAGATTGCACTTCCCTCATTTGGGGCGGCTGTATCTGTGCTGTTTGCGGGTGTTGTGCCATAGGAACCAATGTTGACTTGTTCAGGTTGACAGTCGCAGGCTGAGCGGTATGCTGGTTACCGTTTGGTGCTGCAGGTCCGCCGTTTATCCTCGCCAAGGGCCTGAACTGCAGTCTCTGACGAcagctctgtttgttttgatgaaAGTCCTGAATCTCCATCAGAATTGCCTCTTTAATTTGTTCTCTGTTCATCTGAAGCTTGTCGAACTCAAAGTCAAAAGCTGGCACACAAATCGGCTCATCGTCTGGGTCGTGGTACTTCGTCAGGTAAGGATGCTCCAGAGCTTCTGTCACACTGATTCGTTCACGAGGGTCAAATCGCAACATGGCTGCTAGCAGGTTCAAAGCCTCTGGGTCAGCTTGTGGGTACAGTTCGGCCAAAGGCACAGCGGACCGTGATGGAAGACTCTGAACGTAAGAGCGCACCCTGTCAGCCCTAATAGCACCTATTAAACCCTCTGGAGGAGTGCCTAACACGTtcaaaatgagctgcagctggtGTACATAGTGCTTCCCGGGAAAAAGCTGCTTCCGCCCCAACATTTCGGCAAAGATGCAGCCCACTGACCACAAGTCGATGGCCAAACTGTAGTGATTCAGAGACAGCAGGAGTTCAGGAGCACGGTACCATCGAGTTGCAACGTATTCGGTCATGAAGGAATGAGACTCCTCCGGATGTGAACTGAGACCCCTTGCCATGCCGAAGTCGCCAATCTTTAGCTCACAGTTTTCATTCACCAGCAGGTTGGAGGGTTTGAGGTCACGGTGGATGACGTTGGCAGAGTGCACGTACTTAAGGCCACGGAGGAGCTGGTACAGAAAGTAGCGTGTGTGCTCTGGGGTTAGTGTCTGGGTTGAGTGTATGATCTGGTGCAGGTCACTCTCCATGAGGTCCAACACCACatacctgcagacacacaggaagaggaaaagTGAGATAAGGTAGGTACACACAATCTGCTCATTTAACAAGAACTAAAATCATTTTGAACCATTGACTGAGAGCAAACTGTGGCCAAGAGATGAAAATATGCATAGTGGTAGAATTTAATTTACAGCATAAAATGACACTATGACTTACTAAATTCATCCGTAACAGACCTAAGACAAGTTTACTGAAGCTTATTAGTCTTCTAAACATGAATCATCTGAAGACACTCCCTTCATTTATGATAGTTTTCCTGCATATCTTACAAAATATTCCATCTCAGAAAAAGCTAATACAGCATTGTAACATGTGTAGGACAAAGTTTTCAGGtcaatatttttgatttatagtgaTAAACTTAAGTCAAATAGTGAGATGTGGGTGAAAAGTGCCTTAAAGTTAAGAaaactattaataataatataacatcCATTTCTGTGAACATGTGAGTAAATTTCCAGATCTAAGATTTAATAATAAACTCAGAGGTCTACAGACTGCTCTGGTATGAGGAAGttagaatgaaaataaaaggtACATACACAGACTTGAAGGCAGAATGAGGAAGGTTCGGCTGCAGGATGTCTTTGATGGCAATAATGTTGTCATGTTTGAAGTGCTTGAGAATCTTCAACTCTCGCAAGGTGCGTTTGGCATTTGTCACTACTTCAAAAGCATTGGAGATCTTCTTTATCGCCACCTGCTGGCCTGTGAACGGTAAATATAGAGCACAGTTTCAAGGGCAATGTAATCTGATAATGACTATGGTCATTCCATTATGAGTGACAATTGTAGTGCACACAGAATGAGTGTTTTCTTTACTAAATAAGCACTACCGTTATCCCTCCTCCTGGCGGATGAAACGACTCCATAGGCCCCAGTGCCGATGGTTTCAATAACGTCATATTCCTCCCCGACGTCAAACTTCACATCGAGAGAGTGTGCTTTAAGCAAAGCCaggttttttgctgctgtgctgGTGTCTGCAGTGCTGCCTGTAGCCTCGACTCCACGCTGGTTCTGGGTTTCTCTGCTTTTGTTGGTGGCCATTCTTTCAGATGCTGCCGGTTGACCATTTTTGCATTCCCCACCCTccttagttgacatttttctgtaaaattaaaaaaaaaaaaaaaatcacagataacAAACTGATTCATATTTGTACTGATCATATTTGACCCAGCtgtgtttggcattttttaaatacaactaAGCCTTAGTGATATAATTGAAATCATGATTATCAGATTGAATATTTTCTAATATGTTACACTATAATATGACAAATGCAGGCAACAATCACAAAACTCTGActaaaacaaatactttttttgAATGCTTATAATCACACCGAAGAATCATTTGTTTGGACAATACAATTATGTAGTTCAACATAGTCACATCTTAACGTGATTCTGCTGAAAGCTGAAGAACAAACATAGTGAGTTACTGACCAGCTTGAGATAACATGAAAGTGGCGCTAAAGCAAGTAGCGACTATTCTGATGATCAAATAAATCAATGAGTcagaaatgcaagaaaaataCAATCACAATTGCTTTTTCTAGCTTCTGGATAACACTCAATTTACGCTGTTTGGACAGAGTTAAATTAGTTGCTTTCAGCTCTTGGATTCTTGACACTTAACAGACTACACAGTTGgtgattcaaaaaaaaaaataaacacttcaaTCACTGTGGAAAAGAATTGTGATTCGTAGCAGCATTTAACAAAAGTGACAtgctctttaaaaacaaactgatacAAATCTACTTATCAGTGTCATCTAAAGGTGAGCAAAATGTGATATGCTCAAAAGAAAACTCATAGTGGTCCAATGCTGCCTTCAAAACTAACCTGTGTGTTCTTGCAATAATTAACTCCTAGTTAGTAAAACAAAGGCACAAAATCCACTGAGCCTCTGGTCCTGAACCAAGAGCCACTGATTCAAACTAGTTCTTACTTTGAGTCAGTGTGAGCTTTAACGCCAGTCTCTCAAAGTTAAATCATACTGCAcaactgatctttttttttttttttttttaaggaacaaCTGGTAAATGTAGTTCATGGATGGGCAAACACATGCATTTTGAATTTAAGCTACTTCATCAGTGTTTGATGGGAcgaaaatatgtttgtttttttttaaactattaatAATGAGGTTGAAAGCATACAAAATGCCTCCTTATAATGAAATATGAACACTGAACCACTTTACTCAGTGATGAGTTCAGATAAAACACTATTTACTAAAGTATATTCTGAAATAGATCTATTTGTAGTAATTGTTTCTCTAACTACTAACAAGGAATGTTAAGAATGTTCTTCTGTAAACAAAGCATCCATTATGATTTCTCAGTGTGAATCAAGTGATTCTGTCTGAGGAAACCAGAAACTGCCTGAGACACCATCTTTTACGTTAAAGGTCACTCAGTCGTTACCAAGGTACACCTAAACAATCACAAGTGCAACTTTGCTTgattaagatttaaaaaaaaaaaacagcaatctTGACGTGTCTCGGATGAAAAGACGTGTATTTCACCTTTTAAAAGGTGACAAACCAAACTAATTAAGTGAGAACAGGCTAATAGGACAGAAACGAGGCGTGACCAGCACGTTTTCCGGCGGCAACTTCACACCGTTAGGCCTGACGGTGAAGTGGCCGAAACCTGTAGCTCTCAGCCAAACAACGTCTCCACATCATAGCTGGGGTCTATGAACAAGTAGCTAGAGGACAAATCCCCAAGAGGGTACAATGACGATTCAGTTTTCCTACAAAATAGCGAGAAATAAGCCAACTACATGCTAAAGACACAGCCTTACCCACTTCTAGACGCAGGGGCGTAGGCTAGTTAACGTTACCTGAACCTCTAGCTTTCTAGGAACGTAAGCCGTTAAACCGCGTCTTTACCGTTTAAGTAACCCAACCAGACGGCACAGATAACCGTTTCAACATAACGGAACATACTTTCACCTTTTGAGTCAACCACCACATCCGTAGTTGCGTTTTTAATGCCGTAGCAGCACGACtatctcttgtttttgtctgccgCTTCTTCGTACAGTTCCGTATTGGGATTGAGTGTCATGCGGCGGACCAATGAGATGACGGGACGTCGACGGGGCCGTCCAATAGGAGTGACGGACAGGATGAGAGGCGGGACATTACGGCAGATAATAAGGTctctgttttgatttatttatttatttatttattttttgggtgGTGACGCTGTTTTCAACGATTTAATTACTTTAGGAGGGGTCACAATTGGAGAAAATTACCTGCAGTTTATATGGATGAAGCACAACAATAACAACTGCGGAACAAACACCAGGAACACTGAAAATACTAAtattactactaataataatattagtaCTAATAATGAAACAgatcaaaaaaagaaagaaaatacagaagaaagttttatttatacttGGCTGCAACTCAAAGGGAAATAATATCCTTTTCACTCCAGTGCATTTGGAATATTTCATctatattttataaataaatacccGATATTGTGGTTTCAAGACAGTCtgattaaacacatttttgtttaaccATAGTTATTCATCTTGTGTGTACAATGTGAAGCTAAGTCAAGCTTTAAATATCAGGTTTTGATGCAAGATTCCTCATAAAGATAATAGACcaatatctgtgtttttattgggtTATTTCTGGCTGATGATGATGGTATCCACATTTGGAAAAAATCATCCAGGCTCCACAGGTACTCATacttttacttcattttatgtattttaaaagctgtaGTTAGCCTGCTGCTTATATTGCAGATTGGAATTTTGAGTCCCATTCTTGGGATTATTGTATCTGAGTTattaagatagtcctttatttctccccatttcgtgggaaattcacattgttacagcagcttatgtagcaataaacatagtaatagtaataaaataataataaaatagtagtaataatatttacaatatgtgcagggatgagaaatgagaatgaaatagCACAATGtcgacacactgtaaacaatacaatataaagtggcttgaaaaaaaataagtttaaaaagtgcaaagatgtagcagtaaAGGTTAATTcctcaagaaaaaaacagacatatcAGGTAATAATACAGGACTCACTATAGCTGAAATGCATGACAGACTTGAATATTAATTGTATAGAACAAACTACTCCTGATGCTACTGCTAGTAATACCATTAATAACTGTAATGGTAAAAAACACGTGGGATTGTCCCATCTAACCTATTATAAATAAAGAACCAATGTCATGATTTGACGACAGTTTGATCCTAAACAGTTTCATTCGGCAATATCCATCACGTGAGTACAATATaaagttacattttgttttaaatataaggttctgactctgtgtgtgtgtgtgtatgtttatatatatataaatgtagaaCCACCTCAGCTGATCCTGTACTTTAGTGGTGCTGATTATTcttaaaatgacaatgaaagtGACTGTAACCAATTCACAAATGTGAACATGGACACAGTTTCCCTTTTTACCCAGTGTTTTACTGAGCATTTCCTAATAATAACAGTCATGACAAACAACAGtataaaaatcccccaaaatgtTCCAGTTGTGGAATATACACGGActactttaaattttttttttatatatatttaattgaTAGAGGTTTCTGTACTTGAATCAACCTGTACTTTGAATGCAGGATTTGTACCTGCtctaatgtattattttatagttgcTCCTTTTATTGAAGTAAATCCGGGTACTTCTTCCCCTACGTGTTGTATATGAGGTAATAGTCCAAACAACATATTGTGCAGTAAAAAGCTGCGGCTGTGTGGTATGAACAGTGAGGGCAGTTGttaacatttttccaaacaGACTAAAGTTCACAGTAAATACACAGTAAACGCCCATCTGGCTGAGCTAACATCTGGACCAGCGCGTCCAATCAGAGGCGGCTGCAAAACTCAGCTGGACCAATCAGAAGCGAGGATTTGATTTTCAACACGTCGGCCAGAGGATAGTTTAGCGACTGATTGCAGACTAATTCTAGACTCCTGATTCTGTCATACATTCATCCAAAGTGTCCACATGGCTGCGGCTGACGGGTTGCCGAAGTGGGAGAGAAAAGCGCGCATATTTTTGTGCCTTTTCGGTTTGGTTTTGTCCCTTTACGCGCTTCATGTGGAGCTGTCCCGAGAAAACGACCCAGACTACAGAGCGATGTGCGACCTGGGGGAGTCTGTGAGCTGCTCCAAAGTCTTCACCTCCAGGTAGGactttatctgtttgttttccagccaGCGCATCTGTGCGCTTTTGTGCGCAGTCAGTCGACTTTTACCTGCGTTCCAGTGACTTCTGATCCACATTTGGGGTCATCTTTTACttgcaaaactgaaaatttgaGATATTTTATGACAGTTCCAACCCCCTTCGTTGCCACGTGTTAGAAATTCCTCTGGAAACGCTTCACATCAAGTACCATTTTACATTATGAGAATACaaagttaatgtttttctttggttttcaaGTTACAAGACCATCTCTAcacatgatgttttttaaagataaactttattcatcctgagggaaatttgTGTGCTCGATATTgcttagaagaaaaaaaaacagaataaatgtagTTTCTAATAGAGCAACAATAAGATATAGTACATTACTAAATATAAAAACTAGTCagctaaaataaaactacaatagAAAAGAAATAATACAGTCAACTAGTAAAGTAATATTGCAAGCAATACTGGAACATGTTTGATTCAGAAAGTAATATTACAAAG
This window harbors:
- the mapk7 gene encoding mitogen-activated protein kinase 7 — protein: MSTKEGGECKNGQPAASERMATNKSRETQNQRGVEATGSTADTSTAAKNLALLKAHSLDVKFDVGEEYDVIETIGTGAYGVVSSARRRDNGQQVAIKKISNAFEVVTNAKRTLRELKILKHFKHDNIIAIKDILQPNLPHSAFKSVYVVLDLMESDLHQIIHSTQTLTPEHTRYFLYQLLRGLKYVHSANVIHRDLKPSNLLVNENCELKIGDFGMARGLSSHPEESHSFMTEYVATRWYRAPELLLSLNHYSLAIDLWSVGCIFAEMLGRKQLFPGKHYVHQLQLILNVLGTPPEGLIGAIRADRVRSYVQSLPSRSAVPLAELYPQADPEALNLLAAMLRFDPRERISVTEALEHPYLTKYHDPDDEPICVPAFDFEFDKLQMNREQIKEAILMEIQDFHQNKQSCRQRLQFRPLARINGGPAAPNGNQHTAQPATVNLNKSTLVPMAQHPQTAQIQPPQMREVQSQQQQDHAPAEGNHAFTNQMKTFNKPASLLEVAPPHVTHNLPLLTKSEGGPVDVDMPSANSDSGQPETIDLTTPVASQDAPSETMRDSEAQEQLTSSQTPLAQNSQSQPMSQAPTSIPTTPAQTMTPLPTTVPSLSLSVAQAQSLSQSLSQSLSKNVRPPPCAAEGTRKEGAISEDTKAALRAALMKSAHRHKARGDGGTSALGIDAGAGGGVSSSLSSVPELRRPVTAQERQREREEKRRKRQERARERERKMKEKERREGKKGDSLGGVLLSDNDKSLLQRWTKMMDSCNEKSQTSTNDGAKKDCNVNSHRGVVVGDNTQGALNSKTDKEGRKIQSHEQLISQVKPNQPGLFQPPSTHQPSLLFSMSQRKPPADMVVAVSGGLDIMTVTSGFVKNNTLKPHKSNGQSGFNCLGNWSGQQLETRPPQQPNRTSQPSNFLQPQPQSQTQPDPQPQSQLLPLESFLSKAPTLSTRETNGNVDIRGQNNLNSHNNSLTANAGPMEKLCPSVGEKTGPQSTNPLCGALGVPSQPHPSLGFTDTGQQGPSIAPDIHTVTLQLSKSQVEDVLPPVFSVTPKGSGAGYGVGFDLDDLLNQSLTDLQHSDSYDSAPLSASLLSDWSEIHRMTPADLESLQQELQLGSPMILSDTIPPDA